From one Neofelis nebulosa isolate mNeoNeb1 chromosome 4, mNeoNeb1.pri, whole genome shotgun sequence genomic stretch:
- the ABCB8 gene encoding mitochondrial potassium channel ATP-binding subunit isoform X2: protein MRVKLPLPAAPVFTSHHVGALISGRNSGWPCPRQADTTPPLPDIRGRQLALGAALVNVQIPLLLGQLVEIVAKYTRDHVGSFLTESRNLSTYLLILYGIQGLLTFGYLVLLSRIGERMAVDMRRALFSNLLRQDIAFFDAKKTGQLVSRLTADVQEFKSSFKLVISQGLRSCTQVAGCLVSLSMLSPRLTLLLMVATPILMGVGTLMGSALRKLSRQCQEQIARATGVADEALGNVRTVRAFAMEHREEERYGAELEGSRCKAEELGRGIALFQGLSNIAFNCMVLGTLFIGGSLVAGQELTGGDLMSFLVASQTVQRSMANLSVLFGQVVRGLSAGARVFEYMTLSPCIPLAGGCCIPREHLRGAVTFHNVCFSYPCRPSFQVLEDFSLTLPPGKIVALVGQSGGGKTTVASLLERFYDPTAGVVTLDGRDLRTLDPSWLRGQVIGFISQEPVLFGTTIMENIRFGKLGASDEEVYAAAREANAHEFITSFPEGYNTIVGERGATLSGGQKQRLAIARALIKQPTVLILDEATSALDSESERVVQEALDRASAGRTVLVIAHRLSTVRGAHHIVVMAHGQVCEVGTHEELLKKGGLYAELIRRQALDVPAPEMPRGPRNRHPKS from the exons ATGAGGGTGAAGCTGCCGTTGCCGGCTGCTCCTGTGTTCACGTCCCATCATGTTGGTGCACTTATTTCGGGTCGGAATTCGGGGTGGCCCTGTCCCAGGCAGGCTGATACTACCCCTCCGCTTCCAGACATTCGCGGCCGTCAG ctggcACTGGGTGCGGCCCTGGTGAATGTGCAGATCCCCCTGCTCCTGGGCCAGCTGGTGGAGATTGTGGCCAAGTACACAAGGGACCATGTGGGCAGCTTCCTGACTGAGTCCCGGAATCTCAGCACCTACCTGCTCATCCTCTATGGCATTCAG GGCCTGCTGACCTTCGGGTACCTGGTATTGCTGTCCCGCATCGGCGAGCGCATGGCCGTGGACATGCGGAGGGCCCTCTTCAGCAACCTGCTTCG ACAAGATATTGCTTTCTTCGATGCTAAAAAGACAGGGCAGCTGGTGAGCCGACTGACAGCTGATGTGCAAGAGTTTAAATCATCTTTCAAACTCGTCATCTCCCAG ggACTGCGAAGCTGCACCCAGGTGGCTGGCTGCCTGGTGTCCCTGTCTATGCTGTCCCCCCGCCTCACGCTGCTGCTGATGGTGGCCACACCCATTCTTATGGGAGTTGGCACCCTAATGGGCTCAGCTCTCCGAAAGTTGTCTCGCCAGTGTCAGGAGCAG ATTGCAAGGGCGACAGGCGTAGCAGATGAGGCCCTGGGCAACGTTCGGACCGTGCGGGCCTTCGCCATGGAGCATCGGGAAGAGGA ACGCTACGGAGCAGAGCTGGAGGGGTCCCGCTGTAAGGCagaggagctgggcaggggcatcGCCTTGTTCCAGGGGCTCTCCAACATTGCCTTCAACT GCATGGTCTTAGGCACTCTGTTTATTGGGGGCTCCCTCGTGGCTGGACAGGAGCTGACAGGGGGAGACCTCATGTCCTTCCTGGTGGCCTCCCAGACGGTGCAGAG GTCCATGGCCAACCTCTCTGTCCTGTTCGGCCAG GTGGTGCGAGGGCTCAGTGCGGGTGCCCGGGTGTTTGAGTACATGACTCTGAGCCCGTGCATTCCGCTGGCTGGGGGCTGCTGCATCCCCAGAGAGCACCTGCGCGGGGCTGTCACGTTCCACAACGTCTGCTTCAG TTACCCCTGCCGCCCCAGCTTCCAGGTGCTCGAAGACTTCAGCCTCACGCTGCCCCCTGGCAAGATCGTGGCCCTCGTGGGCCAGTCCGGCGGAG GAAAGACCACGGTGGCTTCCCTGCTCGAGCGCTTCTACGACCCCACGGCTGGCGTAGTGACCCTGGATGGGCGGGACCTGCGAACCCTCGATCCCTCCTGGCTCCGAGGCCAGGTCATTGGCTTCATCAGCCAG GAGCCAGTCCTGTTCGGAACGACGATCATGGAGAACATCCGTTTTGGGAAGCTGGGTGCCTCGGATGAAGAGGTTTACGCAGCTGCCCGGGAGGCCAATGCCCACGAGTTCATCACCAGCTTCCCCGAGGGCTACAACACCATAGTCG gtgaGCGGGGTGCCACCCTGTCTGGTGGCCAGAAGCAGCGCCTAGCCATTGCCCGTGCCCTCATCAAGCAGCCCACGGTGCTGATCCTGGACGAGGCAACCAGCGCACTAGACTCAGAGTCCGAGCGGGTCGTGCAGGAGGCCCTGGACCGCGCCAGCGCTGGCCGCACGGTGTTGGTCATCGCTCACCGGCTCAGCACCGTGCGTGGGGCCCACCACATCGTCGTCATGGCCCACGGCCAAGTCTGTGAG gtGGGAACCCATGAAGAGCTCCTAAAGAAGGGTGGGCTCTATGCAGAGCTCATCCGGAGACAGGCCCTGGATGTCCCAGCTCCCGAGATGCCCAGAGGCCCCAGGAACCGCCACCCCAAGTCCTGA
- the ASIC3 gene encoding acid-sensing ion channel 3 isoform X2 produces MKPHPGPEEAQRPASDIRVFASSCTMHGLGHVFGPGGLTPRRGLWAAAVLLSLAAFLYQVAERVRYYGEFHHETALDERESHRLTFPAITLCNINPLRRSRLTPNDLHWAGPALLGVEPAEHAAFLRALGRPPAPPGFMPSPTFDVARLYARAGHALEEMLLDCRYRGWPCGPENFTVIFTRMGQCYTFNSGADGAELLTTPKGGMGNGLEIMLDVQQDEYLPVWRDMEETPFEVGVRVQIHSQEEPPTIDQLGFGAAPGYQTFVSCQQQRLSFLPPPWGDCSSAPLDPDFEPEPSGPLGPPSPSPGPQAPYSLMGCRLACEARYVARKCGCRMMHMPGGAPVCSPQQYKDCADPALDAMLRKDACTCPNPCASTRYAKELSMVRIPSRAAARYLARKHNRSEAYIVENVLVLDIFFEALNYETVEQKKAYEVSELLGDIGGQMGLFIGASLLTILEILDYLCEVFQDRVLGYFWNRKHSQRHSSTNLLQERLGSHETQVPHLSLGPRPPTPPCAVTKTLSASHRTCYLVTRL; encoded by the exons ATGAAGCCCCATCCTGGGCCAGAGGAGGCCCAGCGGCCAGCTTCGGACATCCGCGTGTTCGCCAGCAGCTGCACGATGCATGGGCTGGGCCATGTCTTCGGCCCTGGGGGCCTGACGCCTCGCCGAGGGCTCTGGGCCGCAGCCGTGCTCCTGTCGCTGGCCGCCTTCCTCTACCAGGTGGCTGAGAGGGTGCGCTACTACGGGGAGTTCCACCATGAGACAGCCCTGGACGAGCGCGAAAGCCACCGGCTCACCTTCCCCGCCATCACCCTGTGCAACATCAACCCACTGCGCCGCTCGCGCCTCACGCCCAACGACCTGCACTGGGCCGGGCCCGCGCTGCTGGGCGTGGAGCCCGCTGAGCATGCCGCCTTCCTGCGCGCCCTGGGccggccccccgcgccccccggcTTCATGCCCAGTCCCACCTTCGACGTGGCTCGACTGTACGCCAGGGCCGGACACGCCCTGGAAGAAATGCTGCTGGATTGCCGCTACCGAGGCTGGCCGTGCGGTCCCGAGAACTTCACCGTG ATCTTCACCCGGATGGGTCAGTGCTACACCTTTAACTCCGGCGCGGATGGGGCAGAACTGCTCACCACTCCCAAGGGCGGCATGGGCAACGGGCTGGAGATCATGCTGGATGTGCAGCAGGATGAGTATCTGCCCGTGTGGAGGGACATGG AGGAGACCCCGTTTGAGGTGGGGGTCCGAGTGCAGATCCACAGCCAGGAGGAGCCGCCCACCATCGACCAGCTGGGCTTCGGGGCAGCCCCCGGCTACCAGACCTTCGTGTCCTGCCAGCAACAGCGA CTGAGCTTCCTGCCACCACCCTGGGGTGACTGCAGCTCCGCACCTCTGGACCCCGACTTTGAGCCGGAACCTTCTGGTCCCCTAggtcctcccagccccagcccaggcccccaAGCCCCCTATAGTCTGATGGGGTGTCGCCTGGCCTGTGAGGCCCGCTATGTGGCTCGGAAGTGTGGCTGCCGAATGATGCATATGCCAG GCGGGGCGCCAGTGTGCAGCCCCCAGCAATACAAGGACTGTGCGGACCCGGCACTGG ACGCCATGCTGCGGAAGGACGCGTGCACCTGCCCCAACCCCTGCGCCAGCACGCGCTACGCCAAGGAGCTCTCCATGGTGCGGATCCCGAGCCGCGCCGCCGCCCGCTACCTGGCCCGGAAACACAACCGCAGCGAGGCCTACATCGT AGAGAACGTGCTCGTGCTGGACATCTTCTTTGAGGCCCTCAACTATGAGACCGTGGAGCAGAAAAAGGCCTATGAAGTGTCAGAACtgctcg GCGACATTGGGGGCCAGATGGGGCTGTTCATCGGGGCCAGCCTGCTCACCATCCTTGAGATCCTGGACTACCTCTGTGAG GTGTTCCAAGACAGGGTCCTGGGATACTTCTGGAACCGGAAGCACTCCCAAAGGCACTCTAGCACCAATCTG ctTCAGGAACGGCTGGGCAGCCATGAAACCCAAGTTCCCCACCTCAGCCTGGGCCCCAG gccccccacccctccctgtgcCGTCACCAAGACTCTGTCCGCCTCTCACCGCACCTGCTACCTCGTCACACGGCTCTAG
- the ABCB8 gene encoding mitochondrial potassium channel ATP-binding subunit isoform X1, which yields MLVHLFRVGIRGGPVPGRLILPLRFQTFAAVRCSDGRHSSYLLRAVAQLRSQLRAHLLRAPPAPSQRPSAWRWVGGILLGPVLLSKCPRLCLVALCEAEEAPPACSRPCVGDSRFNWKLFWQFLRPHLLVLAAAIVLALGAALVNVQIPLLLGQLVEIVAKYTRDHVGSFLTESRNLSTYLLILYGIQGLLTFGYLVLLSRIGERMAVDMRRALFSNLLRQDIAFFDAKKTGQLVSRLTADVQEFKSSFKLVISQGLRSCTQVAGCLVSLSMLSPRLTLLLMVATPILMGVGTLMGSALRKLSRQCQEQIARATGVADEALGNVRTVRAFAMEHREEERYGAELEGSRCKAEELGRGIALFQGLSNIAFNCMVLGTLFIGGSLVAGQELTGGDLMSFLVASQTVQRSMANLSVLFGQVVRGLSAGARVFEYMTLSPCIPLAGGCCIPREHLRGAVTFHNVCFSYPCRPSFQVLEDFSLTLPPGKIVALVGQSGGGKTTVASLLERFYDPTAGVVTLDGRDLRTLDPSWLRGQVIGFISQEPVLFGTTIMENIRFGKLGASDEEVYAAAREANAHEFITSFPEGYNTIVGERGATLSGGQKQRLAIARALIKQPTVLILDEATSALDSESERVVQEALDRASAGRTVLVIAHRLSTVRGAHHIVVMAHGQVCEVGTHEELLKKGGLYAELIRRQALDVPAPEMPRGPRNRHPKS from the exons ATGTTGGTGCACTTATTTCGGGTCGGAATTCGGGGTGGCCCTGTCCCAGGCAGGCTGATACTACCCCTCCGCTTCCAGACATTCGCGGCCGTCAG GTGCTCTGATGGCCGCCACAGCTCCTACCTCCTCAGGGCTGTGGCCCAGCTGCGCTCCCAACTCCGGGCTCACCTCCTTCGAGCGCCTCCAGCTCCCAGCCAAAGACCCTCTGCCTGGCGCTGGGTCGGGGGCATCCTTCTGGGCCCCGTGCTGTTGAGTAAGTGCCCCCGCCTCTGCCTTGTGGCGCTGTGTGAGGCAGAAGAGGCCCCTCCTGCCTGCTCCAGACCTTGTGTCGGGGATTCCCGCTTTAACTGGAAGCTCTTCTGGCAGTTTCTGCGCCCCCACCTGCTGGTCCTGGCGGCAGCCATCGTG ctggcACTGGGTGCGGCCCTGGTGAATGTGCAGATCCCCCTGCTCCTGGGCCAGCTGGTGGAGATTGTGGCCAAGTACACAAGGGACCATGTGGGCAGCTTCCTGACTGAGTCCCGGAATCTCAGCACCTACCTGCTCATCCTCTATGGCATTCAG GGCCTGCTGACCTTCGGGTACCTGGTATTGCTGTCCCGCATCGGCGAGCGCATGGCCGTGGACATGCGGAGGGCCCTCTTCAGCAACCTGCTTCG ACAAGATATTGCTTTCTTCGATGCTAAAAAGACAGGGCAGCTGGTGAGCCGACTGACAGCTGATGTGCAAGAGTTTAAATCATCTTTCAAACTCGTCATCTCCCAG ggACTGCGAAGCTGCACCCAGGTGGCTGGCTGCCTGGTGTCCCTGTCTATGCTGTCCCCCCGCCTCACGCTGCTGCTGATGGTGGCCACACCCATTCTTATGGGAGTTGGCACCCTAATGGGCTCAGCTCTCCGAAAGTTGTCTCGCCAGTGTCAGGAGCAG ATTGCAAGGGCGACAGGCGTAGCAGATGAGGCCCTGGGCAACGTTCGGACCGTGCGGGCCTTCGCCATGGAGCATCGGGAAGAGGA ACGCTACGGAGCAGAGCTGGAGGGGTCCCGCTGTAAGGCagaggagctgggcaggggcatcGCCTTGTTCCAGGGGCTCTCCAACATTGCCTTCAACT GCATGGTCTTAGGCACTCTGTTTATTGGGGGCTCCCTCGTGGCTGGACAGGAGCTGACAGGGGGAGACCTCATGTCCTTCCTGGTGGCCTCCCAGACGGTGCAGAG GTCCATGGCCAACCTCTCTGTCCTGTTCGGCCAG GTGGTGCGAGGGCTCAGTGCGGGTGCCCGGGTGTTTGAGTACATGACTCTGAGCCCGTGCATTCCGCTGGCTGGGGGCTGCTGCATCCCCAGAGAGCACCTGCGCGGGGCTGTCACGTTCCACAACGTCTGCTTCAG TTACCCCTGCCGCCCCAGCTTCCAGGTGCTCGAAGACTTCAGCCTCACGCTGCCCCCTGGCAAGATCGTGGCCCTCGTGGGCCAGTCCGGCGGAG GAAAGACCACGGTGGCTTCCCTGCTCGAGCGCTTCTACGACCCCACGGCTGGCGTAGTGACCCTGGATGGGCGGGACCTGCGAACCCTCGATCCCTCCTGGCTCCGAGGCCAGGTCATTGGCTTCATCAGCCAG GAGCCAGTCCTGTTCGGAACGACGATCATGGAGAACATCCGTTTTGGGAAGCTGGGTGCCTCGGATGAAGAGGTTTACGCAGCTGCCCGGGAGGCCAATGCCCACGAGTTCATCACCAGCTTCCCCGAGGGCTACAACACCATAGTCG gtgaGCGGGGTGCCACCCTGTCTGGTGGCCAGAAGCAGCGCCTAGCCATTGCCCGTGCCCTCATCAAGCAGCCCACGGTGCTGATCCTGGACGAGGCAACCAGCGCACTAGACTCAGAGTCCGAGCGGGTCGTGCAGGAGGCCCTGGACCGCGCCAGCGCTGGCCGCACGGTGTTGGTCATCGCTCACCGGCTCAGCACCGTGCGTGGGGCCCACCACATCGTCGTCATGGCCCACGGCCAAGTCTGTGAG gtGGGAACCCATGAAGAGCTCCTAAAGAAGGGTGGGCTCTATGCAGAGCTCATCCGGAGACAGGCCCTGGATGTCCCAGCTCCCGAGATGCCCAGAGGCCCCAGGAACCGCCACCCCAAGTCCTGA
- the ASIC3 gene encoding acid-sensing ion channel 3 isoform X1 — MKPHPGPEEAQRPASDIRVFASSCTMHGLGHVFGPGGLTPRRGLWAAAVLLSLAAFLYQVAERVRYYGEFHHETALDERESHRLTFPAITLCNINPLRRSRLTPNDLHWAGPALLGVEPAEHAAFLRALGRPPAPPGFMPSPTFDVARLYARAGHALEEMLLDCRYRGWPCGPENFTVIFTRMGQCYTFNSGADGAELLTTPKGGMGNGLEIMLDVQQDEYLPVWRDMEETPFEVGVRVQIHSQEEPPTIDQLGFGAAPGYQTFVSCQQQRLSFLPPPWGDCSSAPLDPDFEPEPSGPLGPPSPSPGPQAPYSLMGCRLACEARYVARKCGCRMMHMPGGAPVCSPQQYKDCADPALDAMLRKDACTCPNPCASTRYAKELSMVRIPSRAAARYLARKHNRSEAYIVENVLVLDIFFEALNYETVEQKKAYEVSELLGDIGGQMGLFIGASLLTILEILDYLCEVFQDRVLGYFWNRKHSQRHSSTNLAPHPSLCRHQDSVRLSPHLLPRHTALDLASVSSGLHLDILDGPSLHMSLPFHPK, encoded by the exons ATGAAGCCCCATCCTGGGCCAGAGGAGGCCCAGCGGCCAGCTTCGGACATCCGCGTGTTCGCCAGCAGCTGCACGATGCATGGGCTGGGCCATGTCTTCGGCCCTGGGGGCCTGACGCCTCGCCGAGGGCTCTGGGCCGCAGCCGTGCTCCTGTCGCTGGCCGCCTTCCTCTACCAGGTGGCTGAGAGGGTGCGCTACTACGGGGAGTTCCACCATGAGACAGCCCTGGACGAGCGCGAAAGCCACCGGCTCACCTTCCCCGCCATCACCCTGTGCAACATCAACCCACTGCGCCGCTCGCGCCTCACGCCCAACGACCTGCACTGGGCCGGGCCCGCGCTGCTGGGCGTGGAGCCCGCTGAGCATGCCGCCTTCCTGCGCGCCCTGGGccggccccccgcgccccccggcTTCATGCCCAGTCCCACCTTCGACGTGGCTCGACTGTACGCCAGGGCCGGACACGCCCTGGAAGAAATGCTGCTGGATTGCCGCTACCGAGGCTGGCCGTGCGGTCCCGAGAACTTCACCGTG ATCTTCACCCGGATGGGTCAGTGCTACACCTTTAACTCCGGCGCGGATGGGGCAGAACTGCTCACCACTCCCAAGGGCGGCATGGGCAACGGGCTGGAGATCATGCTGGATGTGCAGCAGGATGAGTATCTGCCCGTGTGGAGGGACATGG AGGAGACCCCGTTTGAGGTGGGGGTCCGAGTGCAGATCCACAGCCAGGAGGAGCCGCCCACCATCGACCAGCTGGGCTTCGGGGCAGCCCCCGGCTACCAGACCTTCGTGTCCTGCCAGCAACAGCGA CTGAGCTTCCTGCCACCACCCTGGGGTGACTGCAGCTCCGCACCTCTGGACCCCGACTTTGAGCCGGAACCTTCTGGTCCCCTAggtcctcccagccccagcccaggcccccaAGCCCCCTATAGTCTGATGGGGTGTCGCCTGGCCTGTGAGGCCCGCTATGTGGCTCGGAAGTGTGGCTGCCGAATGATGCATATGCCAG GCGGGGCGCCAGTGTGCAGCCCCCAGCAATACAAGGACTGTGCGGACCCGGCACTGG ACGCCATGCTGCGGAAGGACGCGTGCACCTGCCCCAACCCCTGCGCCAGCACGCGCTACGCCAAGGAGCTCTCCATGGTGCGGATCCCGAGCCGCGCCGCCGCCCGCTACCTGGCCCGGAAACACAACCGCAGCGAGGCCTACATCGT AGAGAACGTGCTCGTGCTGGACATCTTCTTTGAGGCCCTCAACTATGAGACCGTGGAGCAGAAAAAGGCCTATGAAGTGTCAGAACtgctcg GCGACATTGGGGGCCAGATGGGGCTGTTCATCGGGGCCAGCCTGCTCACCATCCTTGAGATCCTGGACTACCTCTGTGAG GTGTTCCAAGACAGGGTCCTGGGATACTTCTGGAACCGGAAGCACTCCCAAAGGCACTCTAGCACCAATCTG gccccccacccctccctgtgcCGTCACCAAGACTCTGTCCGCCTCTCACCGCACCTGCTACCTCGTCACACGGCTCTAGACCTGGCATCTGTGTCCTCCGGGCTGCACCTTGACATCTTGGACGGGCCCAGCCTGCACATGTCTCTGCCCTTTCATCCCAAATAA
- the ASIC3 gene encoding acid-sensing ion channel 3 isoform X3, producing the protein MKPHPGPEEAQRPASDIRVFASSCTMHGLGHVFGPGGLTPRRGLWAAAVLLSLAAFLYQVAERVRYYGEFHHETALDERESHRLTFPAITLCNINPLRRSRLTPNDLHWAGPALLGVEPAEHAAFLRALGRPPAPPGFMPSPTFDVARLYARAGHALEEMLLDCRYRGWPCGPENFTVIFTRMGQCYTFNSGADGAELLTTPKGGMGNGLEIMLDVQQDEYLPVWRDMEETPFEVGVRVQIHSQEEPPTIDQLGFGAAPGYQTFVSCQQQRLSFLPPPWGDCSSAPLDPDFEPEPSGPLGPPSPSPGPQAPYSLMGCRLACEARYVARKCGCRMMHMPGGAPVCSPQQYKDCADPALDAMLRKDACTCPNPCASTRYAKELSMVRIPSRAAARYLARKHNRSEAYIVENVLVLDIFFEALNYETVEQKKAYEVSELLGVPRQGPGILLEPEALPKAL; encoded by the exons ATGAAGCCCCATCCTGGGCCAGAGGAGGCCCAGCGGCCAGCTTCGGACATCCGCGTGTTCGCCAGCAGCTGCACGATGCATGGGCTGGGCCATGTCTTCGGCCCTGGGGGCCTGACGCCTCGCCGAGGGCTCTGGGCCGCAGCCGTGCTCCTGTCGCTGGCCGCCTTCCTCTACCAGGTGGCTGAGAGGGTGCGCTACTACGGGGAGTTCCACCATGAGACAGCCCTGGACGAGCGCGAAAGCCACCGGCTCACCTTCCCCGCCATCACCCTGTGCAACATCAACCCACTGCGCCGCTCGCGCCTCACGCCCAACGACCTGCACTGGGCCGGGCCCGCGCTGCTGGGCGTGGAGCCCGCTGAGCATGCCGCCTTCCTGCGCGCCCTGGGccggccccccgcgccccccggcTTCATGCCCAGTCCCACCTTCGACGTGGCTCGACTGTACGCCAGGGCCGGACACGCCCTGGAAGAAATGCTGCTGGATTGCCGCTACCGAGGCTGGCCGTGCGGTCCCGAGAACTTCACCGTG ATCTTCACCCGGATGGGTCAGTGCTACACCTTTAACTCCGGCGCGGATGGGGCAGAACTGCTCACCACTCCCAAGGGCGGCATGGGCAACGGGCTGGAGATCATGCTGGATGTGCAGCAGGATGAGTATCTGCCCGTGTGGAGGGACATGG AGGAGACCCCGTTTGAGGTGGGGGTCCGAGTGCAGATCCACAGCCAGGAGGAGCCGCCCACCATCGACCAGCTGGGCTTCGGGGCAGCCCCCGGCTACCAGACCTTCGTGTCCTGCCAGCAACAGCGA CTGAGCTTCCTGCCACCACCCTGGGGTGACTGCAGCTCCGCACCTCTGGACCCCGACTTTGAGCCGGAACCTTCTGGTCCCCTAggtcctcccagccccagcccaggcccccaAGCCCCCTATAGTCTGATGGGGTGTCGCCTGGCCTGTGAGGCCCGCTATGTGGCTCGGAAGTGTGGCTGCCGAATGATGCATATGCCAG GCGGGGCGCCAGTGTGCAGCCCCCAGCAATACAAGGACTGTGCGGACCCGGCACTGG ACGCCATGCTGCGGAAGGACGCGTGCACCTGCCCCAACCCCTGCGCCAGCACGCGCTACGCCAAGGAGCTCTCCATGGTGCGGATCCCGAGCCGCGCCGCCGCCCGCTACCTGGCCCGGAAACACAACCGCAGCGAGGCCTACATCGT AGAGAACGTGCTCGTGCTGGACATCTTCTTTGAGGCCCTCAACTATGAGACCGTGGAGCAGAAAAAGGCCTATGAAGTGTCAGAACtgctcg GTGTTCCAAGACAGGGTCCTGGGATACTTCTGGAACCGGAAGCACTCCCAAAGGCACTCTAG